TGGCATCACGCATTTCTCGATCGTTAATGATGCGGTGAAGTTCTTGCCTGGCCTCGTCAATCCTATCCCTGTCAGCACAATCCACAACGAAGATCAAGCCTTGAGTGCCAGTGTAGTAGTGACGCCACAGGGGACGGATCTTATCCTGCCCCCCTACATCCCACACATTGAACTTCACATTTTTATAAGTGACTGTCTCAACATTGAAACCGACAGTCGGAATTGTGGTAACAGACTGTCCTAATTTCAGTTTATAAAGGATGGTGGTTTTTCCAGCAGCATCAAGTCCAAGCATCAGTATTCTC
This portion of the Clupea harengus unplaced genomic scaffold, Ch_v2.0.2, whole genome shotgun sequence genome encodes:
- the LOC122132131 gene encoding ADP-ribosylation factor 6-like, with the protein product MGKMLSKIFGNKEMRILMLGLDAAGKTTILYKLKLGQSVTTIPTVGFNVETVTYKNVKFNVWDVGGQDKIRPLWRHYYTGTQGLIFVVDCADRDRIDEARQELHRIINDREMRDAIILIFANKQDLPDAMKPHEIQEKLGLTRIRDRNWYVQPACATTGDGLYEGLTWLTSNYKS